A window of Phragmites australis chromosome 15, lpPhrAust1.1, whole genome shotgun sequence genomic DNA:
TAACTGTAAGTATGCTCGCTGCACTAGATCTCTCTGATTGTTTGGGTAATGCCAAATTTGTGGGCGCAATGCAGGATCTCGCTCCAAGAATTCAATGCCTCGAAATATGATAGGTTCACTTGTTTGCTGTTCTAggtgctcttcttcttcttgctgttTCAAGTGTCCTTCTGGCCATTCTAAGTGTTCTGATTCTTGCTGTTCCAAGTGTTCTTCTTGCCTTTGATGTTCCAGTTCAAGTATGAGAAGGGGAATCAAgaggtgttcttcttgttgttccaATTCAAGTAAGCAAGGGGGAATCCATAGATCTTCCACAACAACTGATTCATCTCGTTTCCTTCTGTAAAATGAATCGATGGTTTTCAGACGACCCATTACTTGATTCCTACCTGATTTCGAAATTTTTACCAAATACCATGAGCTATTCTTCTTGGATAAATCATAAATAGGCAATCTTTGAGAGATTAGAGATTTAAAgatgaaaggaaaaaataacCTGACTACCTGAGGGCTGAGGGGCTTGCAGCGTGCTGCCTGCTGTCCCGACGGGGAGGACTGCGGGCTGCGGCACCTAACGACTTGACGAGCACCGCAGGTCCGCAGCTGACTACGCGTGTCGCATGCGGACGGACGCTGAAAGATGCCACCGCACGAGCTCCGGTCTTCGCCTCGCCGCCAAATGGTCGTCAGTGCGCAACGCTCTACTCTGAAAAAATTTACTGGGCCAAGGGGGTGCCGGAGCCCAGTTTGGCCTCCACTGGGCTCCGCCAGTGATAAGCTGTCACGCTTTTAAGTGAATTCTACAATCTATGTATTACCTGGAAAAGTAATGTAGTTTGTACTCTTACAACGGCAACAGTTGTATGGAAAGAACCGATAACTGCACTTTGCTACGACATATGGAGCTGTTTGCAGGACTTTCTTCAGTGGATTCAGTTACTTGGCCACAAATCTTGTCCATTCCTACGTAACATCTATGTGCACAAGAATTCTTGGCAGATATCTAACATAGTGCATGATGCTGGGCAGGTATCACAACTCGTTGAGCCGAGTGGGAGTCTTGTCACTGATGCTAGAAGACGGAAGAATCTTCTGATTGGCCTGTTGTTCTGAGCCGCTCTAGCGTCAAGTCTTTCTGCGCAAGGTTCTTCAGCGCCACAAACTTTTCTGCTGTCGCTAGGTCTGTTCTGGATGGCATGTGCTCTGAAACTGCTGCGCCGCATGGCTGTCTCTGAAACGCTGGTCGTCCATGTAAGATAACAGCATCTGGATGCTAGGGTAAGCACGTTTGAATGATACGAAAGGGTTGCGTGAAAACTTTCAGAAATTCGTGAGCTGGTGGCGTGAAAAACTTTCAGAAAGCCGTTTACTTTGAGCTCGATGAACGGCATGTCTGCAACCGCTCCGTTTGGGCGAGGCAACGCCGAAATTAGAATAGAGCAAGAGGGTTCGGCATGCAATGgcatcacctttttttttttaagaaaccagacgattttagttgatcattaTCGGTATAACCAAAAACCTAAAGATTATATAGCAATATGTACACAAGTCCCGGTCCGCATCACCCTGCAGCTTCCCCGATTGCCACTGCCAAACTGGATCGGATGCGCCAGCGTCGATACATCCACCACCGACGAGATAGGACAAAAAAGATCAATCAAGTTTTTTTTAGTCATCAGCAGCAGCGCAAAACGCTATTAGAGCGTTGAACGAATCAGACGACCCCATCAAACAGGATAGGTTACACTTTCTCCTTTTGAAAGAAGCAGAGGCAACGATACTACCAGAAATCAACATGGCAAACCAACAAACCTCATCGAATCTTCCTCATAAGAGAAATCACGGAAGGACAAAAACACCAATAGATCTATAACAAAAACCATCAAAGAAAACTACTAAGTAACCTAACAACTAGATAAGAAAGTAAACTAACTACTAACTAGTACTAATTATCAGATCACCCTCCTCAGCCGAGGCCGGTCGGCTGTCGAGACGAGGGGGCCAACCGACCACCGTTCCTCTCGGTCGCCTCCGGTTCGGCTCCGCTCGAGAGCTCTCTGGAAAGGCTAGGCGTAAAATTGGCAATGGTATCACCTGTGCCAATGTCCAGCCCTTGTTGTGTCGTTTCGGCCTGCAGCTTATGATCGTGAGGGTGCGCGTTTAAGCGGGCCGTGAGAACTGAGAACCGAGAGATCGCAATTACGTTTTCAGCCGCGTTTCGCTGAGAATTGTGGTGCGGGCCGAGAAAAAGGCCCAGCTCAGCCGTATGCCCAGCTCCTTTGCTCTTATTTGGGTGGCTTTGTTTCCTCAAAATGGGCTTTGGTCCTTTTGGAATTGGAGGATTTTTTATATTAATGTAACAAAATTAGGTGACtgtttaaaaaaatgatataccTGCTATTTTACTCTAGACTATCTATACCTgctagaaaagaagaaaaaaatgttgaTAATCTGCACGGATTAGTAtggaaaataaattaatttccCAGTCAATCCGAAGAGATCGGGTTTACTCTGGACATATTGCCTTACTCGGTTTTCCTCACTGTTTCTTTCATGTGATGTCATGAGAATTGCGGTGGCTATACTAATATCTCAGTTGCACAAGAATTTCGCTTTCTGGTGATGCAGCTTACACAACTAAAGGTGGACCTCTacttatgcaaattgatttccGCCAGCTTCGTTGAGAAGCTAACTtttggggaagaaaaaaaaaaggtaagcTTCCCAAATCCTGAGGGCTAATTTACGATGTCTTGTTGGTTTTCCCTTTGGAGAAATAAGTGACCTTCTGGCATTTGCTCAGGGCAACACCGAACGACCACGATTGTTAGGATGACATGGCTGCACAATTTCACCAAAACCCACCTGAGAATGACTCTCATCGACTCGGGTCTCCTTACTAAATTGAAGCCATGTCATACTATATCGAGTATCGTCAATATTCTCCTGCACATATTCCTCGCAAGAAAATAATATTATCACTACACATCTGACGATAAACAGGAACAATTACTAGGCATTGATGTCACTTTTTGTACGCTCTATCTTTACAGCACTTCGTAGCTGCCTACCGGCTGATTCTATTCCTCCTCTCTATCGTAGCTTACACACCTACCCGATCCTTCCTACCAGTTTCTAGTTTCTAGCTAGTCCCGCTTTGTACCATGCTTATTTGTCTGCTATTAACTTCTGCTGATTTTCTTCTGCCATAGATATGATGGAATGGAATAAGCATTCCATGGACTACCAACTCCATATCACAAACATCACGTCCAACCATGTCATACGTTCAGACTGATTCTTCCTTAGCACTTCATCACAAAAAGCACCAGATGGTAAAATAGTTTATCAATTATCACGTCAAAAAAACTGACTCCAACGAGCACTCTTCCACTAGCCGAACAGTGGAGTCGAGCCTACTATAATGAACAAGTTTATCTTCGGTTCAAATCGCAATCACTGGATCAGGATCATGCTATTATTTAATGTCCAAGACCAACTAGTGATGTTTACAATCACATGAAAGGAAAAGCCCGGTTTGTTTCGGGCTGAAAATGTGCTGCCCAAACCCAGCCCGCTCTTGGGCTGCCCAGTCACGTTCACGCTGCAACTAACGAAAAGCAATTTTCAGCCTGGGATAGGCACATTTCAGGCAGTTGTTCTGTTAACCAAATCCAACCCGAATAGCTACCGGGCCTATGAAGTTGGACCTAAATCGGGTTGAGTTCTGGCTGGTTCGGACTTTTGCCTTGGTGCGCCAAATCCTTCTCAAGAGCTTGTAGCAACCACAACGAACGCCCCGGTTTGCCCTGGAAAACCTTTGGTGCAAACAAGTGAATTGGTGTAAACATGCAAATAGCGAATGACACTCGTCCGATCTTTATTCGAAGACTACGATTGATCCCATCAGTAGAGCGATTGATTTGCAAAAAGTCGTGTGAGGTCATGAAATATCGGGAAATGACTCATCTACTGGTAAGATATAGGATCAACCATAACTTTCAGATAGGGATTGACAGATGACATTCACTGTTTACACGTTTACACCAATCTACTAGTTTGCACCAACGTTTTCCCCGGTTTGCCTAGTCTCGAGTTCGTTAGCTTGATTGATCATGGCCAACTTACACACTAGAATCTTCTGTAAGTCCATTAATTTCTTCACACCTAATGGTTAGGCATCTGAAAACGAGATTGATTGATCAGGCGACGAAGAACGGCGGTTGCCGATAGGGGTTAGGGGAGGGGTTGATTTGGGGGTCATTGTCGTACTTGAAAGAAGTCCTAGGGAGAAAGGTTGGGTTGGTGGAGGAGGCGGGCGCGGAGTCGGAGCAGCGAGGTGATAGGGGTGCTGTGGGCAGCAAATGATGATCGGATAGGCTATGCTGGGACAGGGTGAGCAGAGACGGCCCGACGGTGGGTGGCACCAGTAGATCTAGCGGTGGGAGCGTCGCTGGAGACGAATGGAGGAGGGCGACGCACAGGAGCAAGGTGAGTCCTACATTTAGAAAACTGATcaaggaggaagacgacacGGATGCCATATAATCTTCATTCTAAGGTTCAGAATAATTGACTGGTATTTACCTTATTTTCAGACATCTAAACTATAACAACACCTTAATTCCTTAAGTTTTCCTTATAAATTTTGAACCAAAGAAGTACAAAAGATAGATAAAACCAACCTTGCACGTCGGCTGATATCCTATCCCTGCCCCCGCACTGGACGGAAGCAGAGCTTCTTTGTCGCACGAGCACAGTGATCGACAGCGTCCAGTGCTTGTGGCAGGGCAAATGAAGTGCCCGTCGATCACCACTGCTCGCGTCAGCAGCGCCACGCAAGTCGGGACCCACGCAATTATATGCATGGATGATTGCAGGGCCCACGCTGCCTTGCTGACGGCGTTCGATAACGTACGCATCTGCTCTGAGCCGATCGAGCATGCACGGTGTCGGATCCTCCGTTAGAGAATCTCTAATCCATAATCCATATATAGTACGCTCTACGCCTGATTTTTTTCTTCCCACGACTTTCCTAGATTTTCCACCAGTCTCTCCTCTTTAGATCTCTATAAAAATTCATATCCAGAAAGATTCTCTGATATACTTATCTATATCATATATTTCATAATTTAATGATTGAgttgaaaaaaagaataaacacatattataataaaaaaatcttttatagtaccaaattttgctttcgatccccatccccatccccatccccaaaATTCGTGCATGCTGGCAATCTTTCAGCCATGCGAAACAAGTTGTGCTTTGcataaagtttttttaaaagatttagATTGGCATGTGccactctctttttttcctgaaattttGTTGGCCCATTGACTCTACTTCTTAAGGCATGTCTGTCAGTGAACTCAAGACGCATGCAGAGGGTTTGCTGTCAGTCAATTCAAGATGCATGCAAATGGTTTGTTGTCAGTCAATTCAAGATGCATGTAGATGGTTTGCTTAGTTACCATAGTTCTAAGGTGTTCTATAAATTTATCAGTGCATGAACAGAGAATTGCTGATACACTGAATATTGTTGTTTGACTATCTATATTAAATCAAGTAGTGTGCACATAATTACAGTTATGAATATTTGACCATGTCCTTGATATTACTAGCTAGCATCAGCGCCATCGATGCGCTTGACGTTATCTTGTGCTTATTTTTCAATTAGTGATTGTTAGTTATATTTTGCTTATCTCTATGTTACACATCTAATGTTTACTTTCATTTGCGCAAGTTCATACTCATATCATATCTAAAATGAGTAAAATCCATTGCACTGACTTCAACCATTTTCTAGgattctctaaaaagaatctGAAACGACACTTATTGAATAAGGGATTAGAATAATAATCTTTACATAGTTGTACGTGTATTATGTCACTtttgtttaataaatttttaacgtCCGTTGCAACGCACAACATATAACTAGTATTTATATAAATTCGACTAGCAGTAAGAAAATATGGTAGAAGTAGAAAAAAATCAAGCCAAGTAGAGATCTTGCAGATCTCCACTAAAGTCTTACCTCTTTTACATTCGAGAAGCATATATGAGGTACTGACACGGGGAAGcattaaaaaattgctctcGTCAAGGGGACATGATGATCTCTATCAGCAGGTTCATCACTGGCTGAATTTTATATGTTGTAAATTTTTTCCCTTGCTTGAGTTTTATTTTTCTCGACACATGGTTTTTGGTGAAGCGATATGTGCAATGGCAACACACTCGAGCTATGGAATTTGTTCTTACCGTTTATTCCATTGGGTTTCCGGCAAATAGTTCACAGGGAATATTCTAATATGGACACAATTTTCATACATGCGGACAATGCAAATGTCTGGAAAACATTATATTTTAGTCTGGCCACCAGCTCGGACTCGACAAGAATCCTAGGGCCAAGCCTGTAACAACCGGGCCGGCCCGGGCCGGGTCATCCATTAACAAATCTTAgtatgtttggtagagctttttTTTACCTAATTTTTTTGAGGAAGTGATTCTTGGATAAAAGTAATTATGTGTTTAAAAGTGATTCTTTAAGGTAAATTTTATGAGTAAATAATTATGTATGAAAAGTGAACTAGAGGAAGCTATTTTTTTAGCTCTCactatctaatttattttaaagaataACTCCCATAAACTTCACTTGATGAGCTTAAAAAAAACTGTTAGAACTCTGTTAAACAAACGTGATGATCCCAACTCCCAAGTCCGAACCGCAAGCCAACCTCCCCCCGGGTCCGGCTCAATCCCAAAGCTCTCTCGCACAAACGGACCCCAGGCATGGTTCTCGCACGTCAACATCCACCGTGAGCAAAGAGAGAAAAGCGCGGCATCAATGTGAACGAATCAGCACGCAGAACCAAAGACCGGAACCAAGCACATAGGAAACAGCCGATGGGTAGGAAAGGAAAGCGACTACACATTAAAGATTTTACGTGACATGATCGTTGATATATGAATCAACTCTCAACAGATTTTACGTGTTAGTGACCGGTTACAATGACGTTACGTTAAAAGAATCGTTACCGGTGAGCAGATATAATAGGTGTGTTTGGATCTCTGGCTAGGAAAAGATCTTGTCTTGTTTGGCAAGATTTTGCATTTAGAACTGCTAAAAATTCTTAGCTTTTAGGGGCAAGGTAGCGTGCATAGGCTAGAAAAAATCTTGCCCAGCGAGGAGAGCCAAAACAGCTCGCTCTCATCCGCAAGAGCCACGGCTGGTGGAGGGATCGATGCATAACTGCCTCCATAGCTTGACGGAACCAAACGCCACAACACAGCAAGCCCGGGTTACCTCAAACGAGCTAGTTTGCCCAGCCAAGCTAAGCTAGACTCAGCTAAGATCCTTTTCAGcagctattttaaatttttatctttaaaaatatataattacaatattttttatttttttcatctccaacagcttctatatttcttaccttctattactcttctcTCATCCGACgcactgtcagcctctgtgaacagaaCTCCTACAATATTACGGCTGCTACAGTAACCCAACAATTTGAAGTGCTGTCGTATTTTGTgatgtactgtagcactggagaTGTCCTAAAGATCCAAACGCACCCACTATTGCTTTCTGGCTGTTCCGCACCAACGCCCCCGAGGGCTGGACAGGACCGCCTAACCCGTAGCCCAACCTGTCATACGCTCACAGCCTCACTCTCACAGGACAGGCACGAAAGATTCGATCCTTAGTCACGTCAACTTCGTCCGAGGGCGAGCTACCAGCTACGCCTCGGAGCCGGCACATCGATCTGCTGCCGTGCTGCGTGCGTGCATGGTCCACGTCTAGCCGCGACGAATATATGCTCCCTAAAGCGCACCAGGCCTGCGATCGCCGTGGCCCGTcctgaagaagaaaaggaaaggagaagaagaggaagaaaaaaaaggaatatttttttattatggatgagggagaggaggaagaagagagaagagaaagagaaatagGCAGAGATCTGGCGGTAACTATTCGCAGGCAGCACGTTGCCATCCGCCGGTCGGGACGAGTCGATCTGGAGACCGATCGAGACCGCCCTGTCCAATCCGGTTGATTCAGTCTAAGTCCTTGAAAGTGGAAAGGAGGGAACGGCCTGCCTCTGATCGATCAAGCTTTGTTCGGGCGCGTCGCCTTTATTCCTgccactgaaaaaaaaaagggttaaAGCTTTGCCGCACTAGCTAAGCAAATTCGGCGTAATCCTGCAacgcacccccccccccgggaGTATATATTGGCCGTCTCCCCTTCCCCGCCTTCCCTACGCCGGCTACCGACCGCACCTACAGCACACAGATCATTAAGCGAGCGAGTGGCTACTGAACACTAGTGCTTAGCTTGGTGGCCATGGCAATGGCGCAGCATGCGAGCTTGTCCTGCTCTACTACTTGGCGGGAGCTCACGAGCACGAGCTGGTGAGTGTCCTAATGCGTTTGATCTCTTGTTAGTTGTTAGATTCTTGCAGCTCTGGAGTCTGGACTGTTTCTTGTACCAAAATATGTTTGTGCTGACGTGTGCATTGGGTTTCGTTGTTGGTTGCAGGAGGGACAATGACTACAGGAGGATGGTGATGGCGTGCCTGATCGAGGCGGTTTACCTGCTGGAGCTGGAGCGGCAGGAGCGCCgggacgcggcggcggtggcgcagcAGTGGTGGAAGCCGTTCCAGTACCGCCTGGCGCACGAGCTCGTGGACGACCGCGACGGCTCCGTGTTCGGCGCCATCTTCGAGCGGGACCACCACCTGCTCGATGGCGACAGGCCGAGCGGCGCCCCGAGCGCGGTGATCGCGTtccggggcacgctgctgcgcGCGCCGACCATCCGCCGCGATGTCGAGGACGAACTCCGCCTGGTGGCCTGGAACAGCCTCCGCGGCTCGGCGCGGCTGGCCCGCGCGATGCAGGCGCTCAGGGCGACCATCGACCAGTTCGGGTCCGAGAACGTGTGCGTCTGCGGCCACTCCCTGGGCGCCGGCTTCGCGCGGCAGGTCGGCAGGATGCTCATGGCGTCGCCGCGGAGGCAGCCGCAGCAGCAGGCGGCGCTGGAGTTCCACCTCTTCAATGCGCCCTACCTGTCGCTGCCCATGGGCGTGAGCAGCGTGGTGAAGACGGCGGGCTGCCTGCTCAAGGCGCTCCGCTCCGGCGTCGGCAGGTGGCACGGCAAGGCGCTCCGGAACGTGGCTTACGCCAACTGCATACTCGGGTACACCAGGCTCGAGAGCTGCAGGAGGTTGTGAGAATCCGATGCGATGATCGATAACGTGAGGCGTTGAACAGAACTGTACTTATGCGAGTCGTATATGTATGGACACCTTGTAGAATTCATCCGTAGAATGTAGGAAACAAATAAGCATCTGACCGGAGGATGCACGGCTTCGCCTGCATGCTTACTTTGTACTCTAAATTGTGAATTAAAGAAGCTATCGTTCATGGTTTGTCCAATTAAAGCACATATCAAAAGTCGGAAGAAATCACGGGAAATTGTAATCAGAAAAAGGAAGGTTCGTATAGATAGTTCGGTCCATCCTTGTTGCACAATTCCTAAAGCAGGGCTGCACGCTACGCACAACTTGGCCGCTCGGCCGCTCCGGTCCCCAATCCCATCACATCTCAGCTGCTCACCACCTGATCGGCTTGAGTCCAATCATTGGGCACGACGGGTTGCGGGGCTcggcgaggaggacgaggtGACCGGAGCAGTAGCGTGAGGAACCGGGTGAAAGACTgccgtgcggcggcggcggcgtccagTTGCCATGTCCGTGCGGCTCGGCAGCTTTATAACCGTTTGTGAGTTTTACGTACGTgttatataaaacacgagttcctatattatattcttttttattatccttttatttaaaaaaaattaaaatttaaataatttattcatttttttaacTATCCTGTTCCTCCAGCCTCTCCATCTTGTTAGGGTCTATAGATATATGTGACcggttttactaataaaaataaatgaagataTTATATGacaaattagcggataatctcaTTCTCCTATTTCGGATCTCATTAAATCAAACTACGGTATAGCTCCTGACGTATTAGTTCGATGGTACTTTCATGATGTATTCATATTTCTATAACTTGAGTTTACGCTTGATGTTATTATATTTAATGTTTGTATTTTCGTTATAACGCACTAGCACTTGTCtcccatcaaagatatgctgATGAACGTGTACTCACTCCTTTTCTTCCTGATGATTTTTCTGTTACTTTCATCGTGAAACTTAACTGAATTTTTCTTAAAACTAGATTGAGTATCTAAGCTTTCTGGAACGAACTTGCCGCAACACTACGAACAttgaaaaattagattttaactTGGGTGTAATTTCCTTTTCGGAAACTCGGTTCGAAACTTTTGATACTCGATTTGAAACTTCTTTGAAACATGAGTTTTCACCGACACTCTGAGACATGTCCGGGAACGTTCTTGAAGCTCTCCGAAACGCACAGGCTCACGCTGGCAACGACGACGAACGCGCACGCACGCGGCACCCACGTTTCCGCGGTGGAAGTGCAAATCAGGACGGCAGCACGGCAACGCCACCACGAGGGCTGCCCATGTTGGGTGCGTGCCGCTGCCGCAAGCTCATTTCAGGGGCACAGGCGCCACCGCTTCCTTCACGCTTCTGCCCCGAATTAGATTGCACCGGCGAAGGTAAAAAAGGTGCTGATTTTGGAGTGGCCAGCAGCTAAGAACTGTCAAAAAATGCAGTAACTCCAGCTGAAACTTTCATCTTTTTTGAGGTTGCTGCATCGAACAAGTAGAGAAACTCACAGGAGGTCTCTCCGTCTAGAAAATCTTCTCGATCGATCTCTTCTGAAATTCCCCTCTGCTCTCTCCTTCCATTCGCCGAAACCACTCGGGCTCCCAATCGCCAACTGACGACGTACGCAACATGCAGCATCGGAATACTTCTCACCACGATGGAGCACAAGGTAACCATTTCGGCTTTAGTTCCCAGTAAGGCACAGCATTGCCACGAGTAATTTACTGTTGCAAAGAAATAGGGGACCTTCATTCTCATGACACTGTTTCTTGTATGGCGCAGTTTCATGACGCTATGCTGTTGCTGCCTAGTCGACGAAATGCTTATGCGACACGTGAGTGCCTTATATAGTTTGTGTATTATGAATGAGTATAGAGGGAAGGACGTTCCACTAGATTTTATTAAGAGAATGTCAGATCTTGAATTCGGATTGGTTCAGTAAGATCGTGCTCGACTAACCGTTAGCACCGTGATATTATAATTATAGCTATTATATTATTCCCAGAATCGAGCCTCATTCCCATCTCAGCAACATTGTTGCATACTAAACTACAAATATGGAATGTGTTCTCAGAACCTGAACATGTTCCTACGCCATATGGTGTGAGAGGCAATTGTTGCGGCATGCATGGTACACTTTTACCGTGACAACGGAACTGAGGAAGGAAGGATTGGTGCTTGAGGACCGCGAGAAAGGAGTACAGGGCAAAAGCGTTAAGGATCGCTTACCTTAATCTAAATAAATTATCTGAAATGACAAGTAAAACTGACCGGAGAGAGTACAATTTTACCATGACAACGGTAAAAAATCATGTTGGTATGGAAACATGTATTTTACAGAAAATGTCTAACACGTAAACGACAAAAAGATAACAAATGCCACGAATTGATTATCTGCATTAGTGGTATTGATTTCATATGAAAAATGTTACAAGCGTGTAACCGTCTTTAACAAATTAACCCTCGCTTGTCACTGTGTCGCACATTCTCTTGCTTTTTGATGTTTTTACCATCTCCTATATAGTTTCTAGAGATATAAGTGGGCACATCgttacttagtttatttttctctaaACTTAATTAGATAGAAGTgaatttttaattcattttttagtttttggtcgatccaataattaaaaaaatataaaacttagaTCCCTAATAGTTGCCTTCCACTTTCTCTTGTGGCTCATTGTCGTCCACTGCATCACCTCGATCACCTCCTGCTACTCAACAGCCCCACCATCCAACACGAAATAGATGATCGGATCTGATAAACTATGATTGTAAATGCCGAAGACATTCACAAAAAATGCTGACCGTTCCATCCTCAAGCATGAAACGCTATGATCATTTGAGAGTGCAAAAGTTCTCATGTAGgagcataaaaaaaatatctcatgTGATCTAGCCGTTCAAAACGGAAAAGAAATGCAAAAGTTCTCATGTAGGAGCATAAAAAATATctcatgtgatgtgacctttcAAAACGGAAAAGAAATGCAAAAGTTCTCATGTAGGAGCATAAAAAATATCTCATGTGATCTGGCCgttcaaaaaggaaaagaaatgcaAAAGTACACATGTAGGAGCATAAAAAATATCTCATGTGATCTGGCCGTTCAAAAccgaaaaaaaatgcaaaagttCTCATGTAGGagcataaaaaaatatcatatgattTGGCCGTTCAAAACGGAAAAGAAAATGCCCCTGCTTTCCACTACATTCAATCCTGACAGCGTATCCTCCATCCAACGGCTAGCTTGGCCTATGGCCCGCCGGAGCCATACAAAGCCCAGCTCGGGTTCGAACCCAAGTACCCAACCGTGCGCAGACGGACACAGCCCGCCCAGTCCAACGAACCCGAGCCCGCTCCCGGCGGCGATGCCGGCGATCCGGCAGCGGCGGCTCTGAGCCTGCCTGCCAGCCAGCCACTGCGCAGAGTGGAATCGGCAGTGGCCGGTCGAGCCATGCTCGCGGCCGCCGCCCCCGTCACCAGATTGAAGCGGGAGGACTGCCCCCGCACCAAGCACGACTCCCTCTTCTCC
This region includes:
- the LOC133893167 gene encoding GDSL esterase/lipase At4g10955-like; translation: MAMAQHASLSCSTTWRELTSTSWRDNDYRRMVMACLIEAVYLLELERQERRDAAAVAQQWWKPFQYRLAHELVDDRDGSVFGAIFERDHHLLDGDRPSGAPSAVIAFRGTLLRAPTIRRDVEDELRLVAWNSLRGSARLARAMQALRATIDQFGSENVCVCGHSLGAGFARQVGRMLMASPRRQPQQQAALEFHLFNAPYLSLPMGVSSVVKTAGCLLKALRSGVGRWHGKALRNVAYANCILGYTRLESCRRL